A stretch of Acidovorax sp. RAC01 DNA encodes these proteins:
- a CDS encoding DUF6776 family protein encodes MRLRLLRRRLTISAPRVAIRSAMPWPLRWLAFAVLLGFCGAVALWAFEFGKSIAGLDTVSREELLQLRAEVARLREEGQELQTTAHTAESTLVAERAVKDGLLAQVRQLEMDNRTLREDLGFFEKLIPAAATEGLAIRSLQAEVLAGMQLRWQVLVIQASRNAPDFQGRLELVLAGTRGDQPWSQTVPAQSQPLQVKQYRRVEGLVQLPPNAVVKTVTARVLDGTSVRATQSMALD; translated from the coding sequence ATGCGATTGCGTCTTTTACGCCGCCGGCTGACCATCAGCGCGCCGCGGGTGGCCATCCGCAGCGCGATGCCGTGGCCCTTGCGCTGGCTGGCCTTCGCCGTGCTGCTGGGCTTTTGCGGTGCGGTGGCACTGTGGGCCTTTGAGTTCGGCAAGTCCATTGCAGGGCTGGATACCGTGTCGCGTGAGGAGCTCCTGCAGTTGCGCGCCGAAGTCGCGCGGCTGCGTGAGGAAGGGCAGGAACTGCAGACGACAGCCCATACGGCCGAGAGCACCCTGGTTGCCGAGCGCGCCGTCAAGGACGGGCTTCTGGCCCAGGTCAGGCAGCTTGAGATGGACAACCGTACGCTGCGCGAAGACCTCGGTTTCTTTGAAAAGCTCATTCCCGCCGCTGCAACCGAGGGCCTGGCCATTCGGAGCCTTCAGGCCGAGGTGCTGGCGGGCATGCAGTTGCGCTGGCAGGTGCTGGTCATTCAGGCGTCACGCAATGCGCCGGATTTCCAGGGGCGGCTTGAACTGGTACTGGCCGGCACGCGTGGCGACCAGCCGTGGTCCCAGACTGTTCCCGCCCAAAGCCAGCCGCTGCAAGTCAAGCAGTACCGCCGTGTGGAAGGGCTGGTCCAGTTGCCGCCCAACGCCGTGGTAAAAACCGTGACCGCCCGGGTGCTGGATGGCACCAGCGTGCGAGCCACCCAGTCGATGGCGCTTGACTGA
- a CDS encoding BLUF domain-containing protein, with product MNDFSPALYEVLYVSTLATDQPLSVVAEIAGRARIANAQLEITGLLIFDGQRFCQQLEGPKKQVLKLIERIRNDPRHTNVEVIHHGPLAGRRFQHFSLAFSTVEDEDALARMEQLDGSAALAAFENVCEELEL from the coding sequence ATGAATGATTTCAGCCCTGCCCTGTATGAAGTGCTTTACGTGAGCACGCTTGCCACCGACCAGCCCCTGAGCGTGGTGGCCGAGATCGCGGGGCGCGCCCGGATTGCCAACGCGCAGCTTGAAATCACCGGGCTGCTGATATTCGACGGCCAGCGCTTTTGCCAGCAGCTGGAAGGCCCCAAGAAGCAGGTGCTCAAGCTGATCGAGCGCATCCGCAACGACCCGCGCCACACCAACGTGGAGGTCATTCACCACGGCCCGCTGGCAGGCCGCCGGTTCCAGCACTTCAGCCTGGCGTTCAGCACCGTGGAAGACGAGGACGCGCTGGCGCGCATGGAGCAGCTCGATGGCAGCGCAGCGCTGGCAGCCTTTGAAAACGTGTGCGAAGAGCTGGAGCTGTGA
- the tyrS gene encoding tyrosine--tRNA ligase, whose product MNQSAVTTTPVSDGVGRALEISLRGVEELLPRDEWVKKLTRSEATGQPLRIKLGLDPTAPDIHIGHTVVLNKMRQLQDLGHQVIFLIGDFTSLIGDPSGRNSTRPPLTPEQIKANAETYYRQASLVLDPARTEIRYNSEWSEPLGASGMIQLAAKYTVARMMERDDFHKRFTTGQSISVHEFLYPLMQGYDSVALKSDLELGGTDQKFNLLMGRHLQQEYGQEPQCVLTMPLLVGLDGVDKMSKSKNNYIGIAEEPNTMFAKVLSISDTLMWDWYTLLSFKSLADIAALRAEVAAGRNPKDAKVALAKEITTRFHSAAAADAAEQDFISRSKGGVPDEIPEVTLSGAPLGIGALLKQAGLAPSTSEASRLIDGGGVRVDGTVISDKGLKLDAGTYVVQVGKRKFARVSLVSP is encoded by the coding sequence ATGAATCAATCTGCTGTTACAACGACCCCGGTCTCTGATGGTGTAGGGCGGGCGCTTGAAATCTCGCTGCGCGGGGTGGAGGAACTGCTGCCCCGCGACGAGTGGGTCAAAAAGCTCACGCGCTCCGAAGCCACCGGCCAGCCCCTGCGCATCAAGCTGGGGCTGGACCCCACGGCGCCCGACATCCACATCGGCCACACCGTGGTGCTCAACAAGATGCGGCAGCTGCAAGATCTGGGCCACCAGGTCATCTTTCTGATCGGCGATTTCACCAGCCTGATCGGCGACCCGTCGGGCCGCAACAGCACCCGCCCGCCGCTCACGCCCGAGCAGATCAAGGCCAACGCTGAGACGTATTACCGCCAGGCCAGCCTGGTGCTGGACCCGGCCCGCACCGAGATCCGCTACAACAGCGAGTGGAGCGAGCCCCTGGGCGCCAGCGGCATGATCCAGCTGGCGGCCAAGTACACGGTGGCCCGCATGATGGAGCGCGACGACTTCCACAAGCGCTTCACCACCGGCCAGTCGATTTCGGTGCACGAATTTCTGTACCCGCTCATGCAGGGCTACGACTCGGTGGCCCTGAAGAGTGATCTGGAGCTGGGCGGCACCGACCAGAAGTTCAACCTGCTGATGGGCCGCCACCTGCAACAGGAATATGGCCAGGAGCCGCAGTGTGTGCTCACCATGCCGCTGCTGGTGGGGCTCGACGGCGTGGACAAGATGTCCAAGTCGAAGAACAACTACATCGGCATCGCCGAAGAGCCCAACACCATGTTCGCCAAGGTGCTGTCGATCAGCGACACCCTGATGTGGGACTGGTACACGCTGCTGTCGTTCAAGAGCCTGGCCGACATCGCCGCGCTCAGGGCCGAGGTGGCCGCTGGCCGCAACCCCAAGGACGCCAAGGTTGCGCTGGCCAAGGAAATCACCACGCGCTTTCACAGCGCGGCAGCGGCTGATGCGGCCGAGCAGGACTTCATCAGCCGCAGCAAGGGCGGCGTGCCCGATGAAATCCCTGAAGTGACGCTGTCGGGCGCACCGCTGGGTATCGGTGCACTGCTCAAGCAGGCGGGGCTTGCGCCATCGACCAGCGAAGCGAGCCGCCTGATCGACGGCGGCGGCGTGCGCGTGGATGGCACGGTGATCAGCGACAAGGGCCTCAAGCTCGATGCCGGCACCTACGTGGTGCAGGTGGGCAAGCGCAAATTCGCCCGGGTGAGCCTGGTATCCCCCTGA
- a CDS encoding LysR substrate-binding domain-containing protein gives MTPADSPPAVLRSRPVGAGHWRAFLAVARHLNFRAAAEDLALTQSAVSRQIQALEDEVGVPLFLRHTRAVELTSAGAQLQRAVAPAIERMDAAVRLVRQTAGRRSVAITTWASFASTWLIPRMEEFQRDNPGIDIRIDASDVPVDLETSDVDLALRYSMPGAGTQGGQRLFGEQLAVVASPWLLKSGKPLRTPADVAHFTLIEAGDAHRSHHLEWLSWRRWFDSCNLSKLQPQRWLYFNYAHQIVQAALSGQGLALARMPLIADALAAGDLVEVLPGHRIDSPLAYWLMVGPRSAQRPEIKAFCAWLQVQAQTTREAIGDVPDPDLNDNLD, from the coding sequence ATGACACCCGCCGACTCCCCTCCTGCCGTCCTGCGCAGCCGCCCCGTGGGCGCAGGCCACTGGCGCGCCTTTCTGGCCGTAGCCCGGCACCTGAACTTCCGCGCGGCAGCCGAGGACCTGGCCCTCACGCAGTCGGCCGTCAGCCGCCAGATCCAGGCGCTGGAAGACGAGGTGGGTGTGCCACTGTTCCTGCGGCACACGCGCGCAGTGGAGCTGACCAGCGCCGGCGCACAGTTGCAGCGCGCCGTGGCGCCGGCCATCGAGCGCATGGACGCCGCCGTGCGGCTGGTGCGGCAGACGGCCGGGCGCCGCAGTGTGGCCATCACCACCTGGGCCAGCTTTGCATCGACGTGGCTGATCCCCCGCATGGAAGAATTCCAGCGCGACAACCCCGGCATCGACATCCGCATCGACGCCAGCGACGTGCCGGTGGACCTGGAGACCTCGGACGTGGACCTGGCCCTGCGCTACAGCATGCCCGGCGCAGGCACACAGGGCGGCCAGCGCCTGTTTGGCGAACAGCTGGCGGTGGTGGCCAGCCCCTGGCTGCTCAAGAGCGGCAAACCGCTGCGCACGCCTGCCGATGTGGCGCATTTCACCCTGATCGAAGCGGGCGACGCCCACCGCAGCCACCACCTGGAGTGGCTGAGCTGGCGCCGCTGGTTTGACAGCTGCAACCTGAGCAAACTGCAGCCCCAGCGCTGGCTGTATTTCAACTACGCCCACCAGATCGTGCAGGCCGCCCTGAGCGGACAGGGCCTGGCGCTGGCGCGCATGCCGCTGATTGCCGACGCTCTGGCCGCGGGCGATCTCGTCGAGGTGCTGCCCGGGCACCGCATCGACTCCCCGCTGGCGTACTGGCTGATGGTGGGTCCCCGCAGTGCGCAGCGGCCCGAGATCAAGGCGTTTTGCGCCTGGCTGCAGGTACAGGCCCAGACCACGCGCGAGGCAATAGGCGATGTGCCCGACCCGGACCTGAATGACAACCTGGATTGA
- a CDS encoding serine/threonine protein kinase: protein MTDFASPVRSADMNHVDALPPGSRLGEFEILSLLGVGGFGMVYKAFDHSLHRAVAIKEYMPSALAGRANGQSLWVRASADQATYQAGLASFVGEARLLAQFDHPSLVKVFRFWQANNTAYMVMPLYSGMTFKQARVHMRTPPSEAWLRKLLWSVLGALRVLHEGKTLHRDISPDNIFLQDNGPPVLLDLGASRHAINDQDRKHTAVLKVNYAPIEQYSDGDEELRQGPWSDLYSLAAVVYGCLCNDTPLPATLRSIRDRMVPFSRVAKTVKRQFGVEYSTSFVAAVSQSLALRPGDRPQNIDAFLQLMGMTTAPEGLDHFDFRADLGDVWVEPAERPGPDVHSVTTVGVAAPSAAPAVAAAGASAVAQPPDLGVTYRSGARADDAAAAPRGADTQGGDTVFIDAGDTVAFEDSRYEDLPLNRFSDSDTASGAGKRLRSSSRAAGKLARSIRQPAVLAGVALAALVVVVAATGLRWAQGGKPPPDDIITELAERPASAASAVASDAAPTAEPSSPPASDVASAPLVDAPLNNVVVPAAAPPAMVGAGAAPRTTARTQRRPPAEPVVEAVVVQEPPPPPPPPPVVEARPRPAPPPRVPSPQEACADSGFLARPMCIHQECQKPSQANQAICVENRRRYEAEEQKRRQTPN, encoded by the coding sequence ATGACGGATTTCGCCAGTCCTGTCCGCTCTGCCGACATGAACCATGTCGATGCGCTACCGCCGGGGAGCCGCCTCGGGGAGTTCGAGATCCTGTCGCTGCTGGGCGTCGGCGGCTTTGGCATGGTCTACAAGGCCTTCGACCATTCGCTTCACCGTGCCGTCGCCATCAAGGAATACATGCCGTCGGCGCTGGCGGGGCGGGCCAACGGGCAATCGCTGTGGGTGCGCGCATCGGCCGACCAGGCCACCTACCAGGCGGGTCTGGCTTCCTTTGTGGGCGAGGCCCGCTTGCTGGCGCAGTTTGACCACCCCTCTCTGGTGAAGGTGTTCCGGTTCTGGCAGGCGAACAACACGGCCTACATGGTGATGCCTCTTTATTCGGGCATGACCTTCAAGCAGGCACGGGTGCACATGCGCACACCGCCGTCGGAGGCCTGGTTGCGCAAGCTGCTGTGGTCGGTGCTTGGGGCCCTGCGGGTGTTGCACGAGGGCAAGACGCTGCACCGCGACATCTCTCCCGACAACATCTTCCTGCAGGACAACGGCCCGCCCGTGCTGCTCGATCTGGGCGCTTCACGGCACGCCATCAACGACCAGGACCGCAAGCACACGGCTGTGCTGAAGGTGAACTACGCCCCCATCGAGCAGTACTCCGATGGTGACGAGGAGCTGCGCCAGGGCCCGTGGAGCGACCTGTATTCGCTGGCGGCCGTGGTGTACGGTTGCCTGTGCAACGACACCCCGCTGCCCGCCACGCTGCGGTCCATCCGCGACCGCATGGTGCCGTTTTCACGCGTTGCCAAGACCGTCAAGCGCCAGTTCGGCGTGGAGTATTCGACATCGTTTGTGGCGGCTGTTTCACAATCGCTGGCCTTGCGACCCGGCGACCGCCCCCAGAACATCGATGCGTTCCTGCAGCTGATGGGGATGACCACGGCCCCCGAGGGGCTCGATCACTTCGACTTTCGGGCCGACCTGGGCGATGTCTGGGTTGAACCTGCAGAGCGCCCGGGGCCTGATGTGCATTCCGTCACCACGGTCGGTGTCGCGGCACCCTCCGCTGCGCCTGCCGTGGCGGCGGCCGGGGCGAGTGCGGTTGCGCAACCGCCCGATCTGGGCGTGACCTACCGGTCGGGCGCCCGGGCCGACGATGCTGCCGCTGCACCGCGGGGTGCAGACACGCAGGGTGGTGACACGGTGTTTATCGATGCGGGCGACACCGTGGCGTTTGAGGATTCGCGCTACGAAGATCTTCCCCTGAACCGTTTTTCCGACAGCGATACGGCTTCTGGCGCAGGAAAAAGGCTGCGATCTTCCTCGCGCGCCGCAGGCAAGCTGGCCCGCTCCATCCGCCAGCCCGCGGTACTGGCCGGGGTTGCACTGGCGGCTCTCGTGGTGGTGGTCGCTGCTACGGGCTTGCGCTGGGCGCAGGGCGGCAAGCCACCCCCCGACGACATCATCACCGAGCTGGCCGAGCGTCCGGCCAGCGCTGCATCGGCCGTGGCTTCCGACGCTGCGCCCACTGCAGAACCCTCCAGCCCGCCGGCCTCCGACGTCGCATCCGCACCGTTGGTGGATGCCCCCCTGAACAACGTCGTCGTCCCTGCCGCTGCGCCTCCCGCTATGGTGGGTGCTGGCGCGGCACCCCGAACTACCGCCCGAACGCAAAGGCGCCCTCCCGCCGAGCCGGTCGTGGAGGCCGTGGTGGTGCAGGAGCCGCCGCCTCCCCCTCCGCCCCCTCCGGTGGTTGAAGCCCGGCCCCGTCCCGCGCCGCCGCCGCGCGTGCCTTCGCCCCAGGAGGCGTGTGCCGATTCCGGCTTCCTGGCACGTCCGATGTGCATTCACCAGGAATGCCAGAAGCCCTCTCAGGCCAACCAGGCGATTTGCGTTGAAAACCGGCGCAGGTATGAAGCGGAGGAGCAAAAGCGCCGTCAGACCCCCAACTGA
- a CDS encoding M23 family metallopeptidase, with product MIHGLTTASAALLDRLSLTIQRHPQRLTAAIAAVLLTGGGGAFAVASFAPDPGELPVRMVSYPVESLAENMVLGELDTPGFSLFRSEQVRSSDTPESLLQRMGVADPAAAAFMRGDNTVRQNVLGRTGRVVSAETTDDHRLIRLTVRWVPDDSGNFRRLTVERTGDKFSTRIETAKMTVSSRLAGGVIQSSLFAATDASNIPDAVAVQVAELFSGNIDFRRSLRKGDRFSVVYETLEADGEPLSSGRVLSAEFVNNGKSHEAVWFQEPGASKGAYYSLNGESMRRAYLASPVEFSRVSSGFAMRMHPILKTWRAHLGTDFAAPTGTAVRTVGDGVVEFAGVQNGYGNVVFVKHRNQHVTVYAHLSRIDVRQGQSIEQGQTIGAVGATGWATGPHLHFEFRVNGQHQDPMTIVAQSEAAAPVSAAARPAFDRLASGMRMQLSAAALIEQASAN from the coding sequence TTGATTCACGGCTTGACCACCGCCAGCGCGGCTTTGCTTGACCGGCTGTCCCTCACGATCCAGCGCCACCCCCAACGTCTGACTGCTGCCATTGCTGCCGTGCTGCTCACCGGCGGCGGCGGCGCGTTTGCCGTGGCATCGTTCGCACCCGATCCCGGTGAACTGCCGGTGCGCATGGTCAGCTACCCCGTCGAATCGCTGGCCGAGAACATGGTTCTGGGCGAGCTCGACACCCCCGGTTTCTCGCTGTTCCGCTCCGAGCAGGTGCGCAGCAGCGACACCCCCGAATCGCTGCTGCAGCGCATGGGCGTGGCCGACCCGGCCGCCGCTGCCTTCATGCGCGGCGACAACACCGTGCGCCAGAACGTGCTGGGCCGCACCGGCCGCGTGGTGTCGGCCGAGACCACCGACGACCACCGCCTGATTCGCCTGACCGTGCGCTGGGTGCCGGACGACAGCGGCAACTTCCGCCGCCTCACCGTCGAGCGCACGGGCGACAAGTTCAGCACCCGCATCGAAACCGCCAAGATGACGGTCAGCAGCCGCCTGGCGGGCGGCGTTATCCAGAGTTCGCTGTTTGCAGCGACCGACGCCTCCAACATCCCCGACGCGGTCGCCGTGCAGGTGGCCGAGCTGTTTTCGGGCAATATCGACTTCCGCCGCTCGCTGCGCAAGGGCGACCGGTTTTCGGTGGTGTATGAAACGCTGGAAGCCGATGGCGAGCCTCTGTCCAGCGGCCGCGTGCTCAGCGCCGAGTTCGTCAACAACGGCAAGTCGCATGAGGCCGTCTGGTTCCAGGAGCCCGGTGCGTCCAAGGGCGCCTACTACTCGCTCAACGGCGAAAGCATGCGCCGCGCGTACCTGGCCTCGCCCGTCGAGTTCTCGCGCGTGAGCAGTGGCTTTGCGATGCGCATGCACCCCATCCTGAAAACCTGGCGCGCCCATCTGGGTACCGACTTCGCGGCGCCTACAGGCACTGCGGTGCGCACCGTGGGCGATGGCGTGGTGGAGTTTGCCGGCGTGCAAAACGGCTACGGCAACGTGGTGTTCGTCAAGCACCGCAACCAGCACGTCACGGTGTACGCCCACCTGAGCCGCATCGACGTGCGCCAGGGACAGTCGATCGAACAGGGCCAGACGATTGGCGCCGTGGGCGCCACGGGCTGGGCCACCGGGCCGCACCTGCACTTTGAGTTCCGCGTCAACGGCCAGCACCAGGACCCGATGACCATCGTGGCCCAGAGCGAAGCCGCTGCGCCGGTATCGGCCGCAGCCCGCCCGGCGTTTGACCGCCTGGCATCCGGCATGCGCATGCAGCTGTCTGCCGCGGCCCTGATCGAGCAGGCCAGCGCCAACTGA
- the erpA gene encoding iron-sulfur cluster insertion protein ErpA encodes MSAVAENIQTEMPSPILFTDSAAAKVADLIAEEGNPDLKLRVFVQGGGCSGFQYGFTFDEITNEDDTTMTKNGVSLLIDAMSYQYLVGAEIDYKEDLQGAQFVIKNPNATTTCGCGSSFSA; translated from the coding sequence ATGAGCGCCGTTGCCGAAAACATCCAGACCGAAATGCCCTCGCCGATCCTTTTCACCGACAGCGCTGCAGCCAAGGTGGCAGACCTGATCGCCGAAGAGGGCAACCCCGACCTGAAGTTGCGCGTGTTTGTGCAAGGCGGTGGCTGCTCGGGCTTCCAGTATGGTTTCACTTTTGACGAGATCACCAACGAAGACGACACCACCATGACCAAGAACGGCGTGTCGCTGCTGATCGATGCGATGAGCTACCAGTATCTGGTGGGCGCTGAAATCGACTACAAGGAAGATCTGCAGGGCGCCCAGTTTGTGATCAAGAACCCCAACGCCACGACGACATGTGGTTGCGGTTCGAGCTTCTCGGCCTGA
- the rpsI gene encoding 30S ribosomal protein S9, with protein MIGEWNNGTGRRKSSVARVFLKKGSGKITVNGKDIQSYFGRETSIMIAKQPLALTNHVETFDVMINVHGGGESGQAGAARHGITRALIDYDASLKPVLSQAGFVTRDAREVERKKVGLHSARRAKQFSKR; from the coding sequence ATGATTGGTGAATGGAACAATGGCACAGGCCGTCGCAAGTCCAGCGTCGCCCGCGTGTTTCTGAAAAAAGGCTCCGGCAAGATCACGGTGAACGGCAAGGACATCCAGTCCTATTTCGGCCGCGAAACCTCGATCATGATTGCCAAGCAACCCCTGGCGCTGACCAACCACGTCGAAACCTTCGACGTGATGATCAACGTGCACGGTGGTGGTGAATCCGGCCAGGCTGGCGCTGCCCGCCACGGTATCACCCGCGCCCTGATCGATTACGACGCATCCTTGAAGCCTGTCCTGAGCCAAGCCGGCTTCGTGACCCGCGATGCCCGTGAAGTCGAGCGTAAGAAGGTCGGTCTGCACTCCGCCCGCCGCGCCAAGCAGTTCTCCAAGCGTTAA
- a CDS encoding bactofilin family protein: protein MFSRKKQPPIKSLVAQGTRILGDVHFAEGMRIDGEVVGDIRAGSDQPSILVISESARVEGAIHADHVIINGEILGPVHAAELLELQPKARITGNVHYKALEMHQGATIAGQMCPIAVLVEEKPPLQLASNNP from the coding sequence ATGTTTTCACGCAAGAAGCAGCCACCCATCAAAAGCCTGGTGGCCCAAGGGACCCGAATCCTTGGCGATGTGCACTTTGCAGAGGGCATGCGGATTGACGGCGAGGTGGTGGGCGACATCCGGGCCGGTTCGGACCAACCCAGCATCCTCGTCATCTCGGAGTCGGCTCGGGTAGAAGGAGCGATCCATGCCGATCACGTCATCATCAACGGAGAGATCCTCGGGCCTGTGCATGCGGCCGAACTGCTGGAGTTGCAACCCAAGGCACGTATCACCGGGAACGTGCACTACAAGGCGCTCGAGATGCACCAGGGGGCAACCATCGCCGGTCAGATGTGCCCGATCGCCGTGCTGGTGGAGGAAAAGCCCCCACTGCAGTTAGCGTCAAACAACCCCTGA
- the rplM gene encoding 50S ribosomal protein L13, protein MTTTFSAKPAEVVHEWFVIDATNKVLGRVASEVALRLRGKHKAIYTPHVDTGDFIVVINAAQLKVTGTKSLDKVYYRHSGYPGGITATNFRDMQAKHPGRALEKAVKGMLPKGPLGYAMIKKLKVYGGAEHPHTAQQPKVLEI, encoded by the coding sequence ATGACTACTACTTTCAGCGCAAAGCCCGCTGAGGTTGTGCACGAGTGGTTTGTGATTGACGCGACCAACAAGGTCCTCGGACGAGTAGCCAGCGAAGTTGCTCTCCGTTTGCGCGGCAAACACAAGGCCATTTACACGCCTCACGTCGATACCGGTGATTTCATCGTCGTTATCAACGCAGCCCAACTCAAGGTCACCGGCACCAAGTCCCTGGACAAGGTGTACTACCGTCACTCGGGTTACCCTGGCGGTATCACGGCGACGAACTTCCGCGACATGCAAGCCAAGCACCCCGGCCGCGCGCTGGAAAAGGCCGTCAAGGGCATGCTGCCCAAGGGCCCCCTTGGCTACGCGATGATCAAGAAACTCAAGGTGTACGGTGGTGCTGAGCATCCCCACACCGCCCAGCAGCCCAAAGTGCTGGAAATCTAA
- a CDS encoding DUF2917 domain-containing protein — MLSFNVLESQQSEAAVHPAARTVAGAWKLLPGHAISLRVRQRSVLEIARGRVWLTAQALSGRASVDQVLCAGEQITLERGQHVVMEPWHLPGAEDARTPVAFRWDVAVAVQAAAPVKGADWEACVALPLRDLVGALLTGGRALGTAMSGAASAGGRLILGMARWALMGVASRVRAAPAVALQTAPCADTAIHGASAGGRECWAQPS; from the coding sequence ATGCTGTCCTTCAACGTTCTGGAATCGCAACAATCTGAAGCCGCAGTCCACCCCGCGGCGCGTACCGTGGCCGGTGCCTGGAAGCTGCTGCCAGGCCATGCCATTTCGCTGCGGGTGCGCCAGCGCAGCGTGCTGGAAATCGCCCGGGGGCGCGTGTGGCTCACGGCGCAAGCGCTGTCGGGCCGTGCCTCGGTCGATCAGGTCCTGTGCGCAGGTGAGCAGATCACCCTCGAGCGCGGCCAGCATGTGGTGATGGAGCCGTGGCACCTGCCCGGGGCCGAAGATGCCCGCACCCCGGTGGCCTTCCGGTGGGATGTGGCCGTCGCCGTGCAGGCTGCGGCGCCGGTGAAGGGGGCTGACTGGGAAGCCTGCGTGGCCCTGCCGCTGCGTGACCTGGTGGGCGCACTGCTCACAGGCGGGCGGGCGCTGGGCACGGCCATGTCAGGCGCTGCGTCTGCCGGTGGGCGTCTCATCCTTGGCATGGCGCGTTGGGCGCTGATGGGGGTGGCCAGCCGCGTGCGCGCTGCGCCAGCCGTGGCGCTCCAGACGGCGCCTTGTGCCGACACGGCCATTCACGGTGCGTCTGCCGGCGGGCGGGAGTGCTGGGCCCAGCCGTCCTGA
- a CDS encoding anhydro-N-acetylmuramic acid kinase produces the protein MTELYIGLMSGTSLDGVDGVLADFSGPRMVVQAHASAGFDAAVRSELLALNTAGPDELHRAALAGNALSRAYAGVVQTLLQHTGHPARAIRAIGVHGQTVRHRPGDFDGTGYTLQLGNPSLLAELTGIPVAADFRSRDVAAGGQGAPLVPAFHQGVFGRAGETVLVLNIGGISNLSVLGADGSVLGFDCGPGNALMDHWCQLHTGQAYDAGGQWAAGGQVVPGLLAALLDEPFLHKAPPKSTGRDLFNPPWLAERLAGHAGAAPQDVQATLTELTARACSISAKCYSNNSKLLAICGGGAFNTHLMQRLRAHFPGVEVVATDHLGLPALQVEAAAFAWLARQLVHGQPGNLPAVTGAAGLRVLGALYPA, from the coding sequence ATGACCGAGCTCTACATAGGCCTCATGTCCGGCACCTCCCTGGATGGGGTGGATGGCGTGCTGGCCGACTTCTCCGGGCCGCGCATGGTCGTTCAGGCCCATGCCTCGGCGGGGTTCGACGCCGCGGTGCGCAGCGAGCTGCTGGCGCTGAACACCGCAGGCCCCGACGAGTTGCACCGGGCTGCGCTGGCCGGCAACGCCTTGTCGCGCGCCTACGCCGGGGTCGTGCAAACGCTGCTGCAACACACGGGCCATCCGGCCAGGGCGATCCGAGCCATCGGTGTGCACGGGCAAACAGTCAGGCATCGCCCGGGGGATTTTGACGGCACGGGTTACACCCTGCAGCTGGGCAACCCCTCGCTGCTGGCAGAGCTCACCGGTATCCCCGTGGCGGCCGACTTCCGCAGCCGCGACGTGGCCGCGGGTGGCCAGGGGGCGCCGCTGGTACCCGCGTTCCACCAGGGCGTGTTTGGCCGGGCGGGCGAAACGGTGCTGGTGCTCAACATCGGCGGAATCTCGAACCTGAGCGTGCTCGGCGCCGATGGCAGCGTACTCGGCTTTGACTGCGGCCCCGGCAATGCGCTGATGGACCACTGGTGCCAGCTGCACACCGGCCAGGCTTACGATGCAGGTGGCCAGTGGGCCGCAGGCGGGCAGGTTGTGCCCGGGCTGCTGGCCGCACTGCTGGACGAACCGTTTTTGCACAAGGCCCCTCCCAAGAGCACCGGGCGCGACCTGTTCAACCCGCCGTGGCTGGCAGAGCGGCTGGCGGGCCATGCAGGCGCCGCGCCGCAGGACGTGCAGGCGACACTGACCGAATTGACCGCCAGGGCATGCTCTATAAGCGCCAAATGCTATTCAAATAATAGCAAACTACTGGCGATTTGCGGCGGCGGCGCCTTCAACACGCACCTGATGCAGCGGCTGCGCGCCCATTTCCCGGGTGTCGAGGTCGTCGCCACCGACCACCTCGGGCTGCCCGCCCTGCAGGTGGAGGCCGCCGCTTTCGCCTGGCTCGCGCGCCAGCTCGTGCATGGCCAACCCGGCAACCTGCCGGCGGTCACCGGCGCCGCAGGTCTGCGGGTTCTGGGCGCACTCTATCCGGCCTGA